A genomic segment from Zerene cesonia ecotype Mississippi chromosome 7, Zerene_cesonia_1.1, whole genome shotgun sequence encodes:
- the LOC119840906 gene encoding mitotic checkpoint protein BUB3, whose product MTVTRVAESRTEFKLKSLPEDAISSVKFAPKSNQYLLVSSWDCSVRLYDVSANIERHKYTHELPVLDVCFRDAVHSYSGGLDQTLKMYDLNASTETILGDHKGAIRCVEFASEVNAVLTGSWDGTVKMWDSRVPNCVGTYNQGNERVYTMSIVGEKFVVGTSGRKIFVWDVRNMGHVNQRRESSLKYQTRCIRVFPNKQGYVLSSIEGRVAVEYLDSNPEVQKKKYAFKCHRIKDGGVEKIYPVNAISFHSVYNTFATGGSDGYVNIWDGFNKKRLCQFHRYNTAVSSLSFSHDGSALAIACSQLDETQIEEPKPEDIIYIRYVTDQETKPK is encoded by the exons ATGACAGTTACGCGGGTTGCGGAATCCCGCACagaatttaagttaaaaagtCTTCCTGAGGACGCTATATCAAGTGTTAAGTTTGCGCCAAAATCTAACCAGTATCTTTTAGTGTCCTCTTGGGATTGTTCAGTGAGACTTTATGATGTGTCTGCTAATATTGAAAGACACAAATACACCCATGAGTTGCCTGTTCTCGATGTTTGTTTCAGG GATGCAGTCCACTCATATAGTGGTGGTTTGGATCAGACGCTTAAAATGTATGACTTGAATGCAAGTACTGAAACTATATTAGGAGATCACAAGGGCGCAATACGTTGCGTGGAATTCGCTAGTGAAGTGAATGCAGTGTTGACTGGCAGTTGGGATGGAACGGTCAAAATGTGGGATAGCAGAGTGCCAAACTGTGTGGGGACATACAATCAAGGCAATGAAAGG GTGTACACAATGAGTATTGTAGGTGAGAAGTTTGTAGTTGGTACATCAGGACGCAAGATATTTGTCTGGGATGTTCGTAACATGGGTCATGTGAACCAGAGGAGGGAATCGTCTCTCAAATACCAGACTCGATGCATAAGAGTCTTCCCAAATAAGCAGGGGTATGTGCTGAGCTCCATTGAGGGCAGAGTGGCTGTAGAATATCTGGACAGTAACCCCGAAGTGCAGAAGAAAAAGTACGCCTTCAAATGCCACAGGATAAAAGACGGAG GTgtggaaaaaatatatccCGTGAATGCAATCAGTTTCCATTCGGTGTACAACACATTTGCAACGGGAGGCTCTGACGGCTACGTGAACATTTGGGATGGATTCAACAAGAAGAGGCTCTGCCAGTTCCACag GTACAACACAGCAGTGTCGTCGCTCAGCTTCTCGCACGACGGGTCGGCGCTGGCGATCGCCTGTTCGCAGCTGGACGAGACTCAGATAGAGGAGCCCAAGCCCGAAGATATCATCTACATCAGATACGTGACGGACCAAGAGACGAAACCCAAATGA
- the LOC119840795 gene encoding brefeldin A-inhibited guanine nucleotide-exchange protein 1 → MQTNLKTKEMFIVRALEKILADKDIKRSYHSQLKKSCEVALEEIKAELKNGGQTETSESPTSGTLPLPKNDASNIITAEKYFLPFELACQSKASRIVVTALDCLQKLIAYGHLTGNIPDSTTPRKLLIDRIVETICSCFNGPQTDEGVQLQIIKALLTVITSQHVEVHEGTVLLAVRTCYNIYLASKNLINQTTARATLTQMLNVIFTKMENQALENDSQTTHNPELYHKVPNGNVVTDDQSNNNTSEENKEILPNKDEVVDEVLEAKLIARQIVDSVIDNAISIASKKSAEENVDNVPDNNENPSDSQDTSSISHESNSQIPNETSIPRIPSQESVDVVSENDNSVTAKFTHVLQKDAFLVFRALCKLSMKPLPEGTPDPKSHELRSKILSLHLLLSILQNAGPVFRNNEMFITAIKQYLCVALSKNGVSSVPEVFELSLAIFLALLQNFKVHLKKQIEVFFKEIFMNILETSSSTFEHKWMVIQALTRICGDAQSVVDIYVNYDCDLSAANLFQRLVNDVSKIAQGRQALELGATPNQEKSMRIRGLECLVSILKCMVEWSKELYINPNMQTTLGERTVKEELDHHSIKSHGGSSVSLVSTGSSNIGNRETLDSPEQFEVLKQQKEVWETGIDLFNRKPKKGVAFLQEQNLLGTSTKEIAEWLLTDERLDKTFVGEYLGENDDHSKEVMYAYVDSMNFANMDIVAALRHFLEGFRLPGEAQKIDRLMEKFAARYCECNPTNTLFTSADTVYVLAFSIIMLTTDLHSPQVKNKMTKEQYIKLNSGISDNNDLPREYLSQIYDEIAGHEIKMKNTSKPGKHMISNEKKRKFIWNMEMEQISTAAKNLMESVSHVQTPFTTAKHVEHVRPMFKMAWTPFLAAFSVGLQDCDDPEIASLCLDGIRCAIRIACIFHMSLERDAYVQALARFTLLTANSPITEMKAKNIDTIKTLITVAHTDGNYLGSSWLDVVKCISQLELAQLIGTGVRPQFLSGSGIKPQPDSLKFSLMALDPSVKEHIGETSSQSVVVAVDRIFTGSTRLDGDAIVDFVKALCQVSLDELSHPSNPRMFSLQKIVEISYYNMGRIRLQWSRIWQVLGDHFNKVGCSGNEDIAFFAVDSLRQLSMKFIEKGEFANFKFQKDFLRPFEHIMKKNSSPTIRDMVVRCIAQMVNSQAPNIKSGWKNIFSVFHLAASDQDEAIVDLAFQTTGKIITDLYEKQFPAMIDSFQDAVKCLSEFACNAKFPDTSMEAIRLVRSCATAVGTSPQLFAEHAGLEGEPGAPEEDRVWLRGWFPLLFSLSCVVSRCKLDVRTRGLTVLFEIIKTHGESFRPHWWRDLFNILFRIFDNMKLPEHQLEKNEWMTTTCNHALYAIVDVFTQYFDILGSLLLEQLYAQLHWCVQQDNEQLARSGTNCLENLVISNGTKFNEDTWSKTCQIMLDIFNSTLPTTLLTWKPEENEDGEVTNVRHGILKKPQGGDEIKSSNRIFNSLLIKCVVQLELIQTIDNIVFYPATSRKEDAETLALAAAELTGGHPGTEQECQREEQGMYRLLSSPHLLRLVECLMCSHRFAKTFNTNNAQRNVLWKANFKGSVKPNMLKQETQSLACVLRILFKMYGDDSRRSHWPAVQKSLITICCEALEYFAGLNNEAHRDAWTSILLLILTRILKMPDDRFAAHVSSYYPLLCEITCFDLKPELRSVLRRVFIRIGPVFNIVTNTQ, encoded by the exons ATGCAAACCAACCTCAAGactaaagaaatgtttatagtCAGGGCTTTGGAAAAAATTCTGGCCGATAAGGACATAAAACGGTCCTATCATAGCCAGCTCAAGAAATCATGCGAAGTTGCGCTAG AGGAAATTAAAGCAGAATTAAAGAATGGAGGACAAACTGAAACATCTGAAAGTCCCACATCAGGCACATTGCCTTTACCAAAAAATGATGCTTCAAATATTATCACAGCAGAAAAGTATTTTCTACCATTTGAACTGGCATGTCAGAGCAAAGCGTCCAGGATAGTGGTAACTGCTCTGGACTGCCTTCAAAAACTTATAGCATATGGCCACTTAACAGGGAATATTCCAGATTCTACTACACCCAGAAAACTTCTCATTGATAGAATAGTAGAGACAATATGCAGCTGCTTTAATGGACCCCAAACTGATGAGGGAGTCCAACTCCAGATCATCAAAGCACTTCTCACTGTAATCACAAGCCAACATGTTGAGGTCCATGAAGGAACCGTCCTGCTCGCAGTTAGAACAtgctacaatatttatttggctagcaaaaatcttattaatcaGACTACTGCCAGAGCTACACTTACACAAATgcttaatgttatttttacaaaaatggaAAATCAAGCTTTGGAAAATGATTCTCAAACAACACACAATCCTGAGTTATACCATAAAGTGCCTAATGGAAATGTTGTTACGGATGATCAgtcgaataataatacaagtgaagagaacaaagaaatattacCAAATAAAGATGAAGTTGTTGATGAAGTTTTAGAAGCAAAATTAATTGCCAGGCAGATTGTAGATTCAGTGATAGATAATGCAATTTCTATTGCTTCGAAGAAGTCTGCTGAGGAAAATGTTGACAATGTACCTGATAACAATGAAAATCCATCAGATTCCCAAGATACAAGTAGTATATCACATGAAAGTAATAGCCAGATACCAAATGAAACAAGCATTCCAAGGATACCATCACAAGAAAGTGTTGATGTCGTATCTGAAAATGATAATTCAGTTACTGCAAAGTTCACACATGTCTTACAAAAAGATGCTTTCTTAGTATTCAGAGCTCTATGTAAGCTATCTATGAAACCCTTACCCGAAGGCACTCCAGACCCAAAATCTCATGAGCTAAGATCTAAAATTCTCTCTCTGCATCTTCTTCTTTCAATTCTCCAAAATGCTGGACCCGTTTTCAGAAATAATGAGATGTTTATAACagctataaaacaatatctttGTGTAGCACTATCAAAGAATGGAGTCAGCTCTGTCCCTGAAGTATTTGAGCTTTCTCTGGCCATTTTCTTGGCTTTACTGCAAAACTTCAAAGTTCATCTTAAGAAGCAAATTGAAGTTTTCTTTAAAGAGATTTTCATGAATATTCTAGAGACATCAAGCTCTACATTTGAGCATAAGTGGATGGTTATTCAAGCTCTAACAAGAATATGTGGAGATGCTCAAAGTGTTGTTGACATTTATGTTAACTATGATTGTGATTTATCAGCAGCAAATCTATTTCAAAGACTTGTTAATGATGTCTCTAAGATTGCCCAAGGAAGGCAAGCTTTGGAACTGGGAGCCACACCAAATCAAGAAAAATCAATGAGAATTCGAGGACTTGAGTGCCTTGtatcaattttgaaatgtatgGTAGAATGGAGTAAAGAATTGTATATCAATCCAAATATGCAAACTACCCTGGGAGAGAGAACTGTTAAAGAAGAATTAGATCACCATAGCATTAAATCTCATGGAGGCTCAAGTGTAAGTCTTGTCTCTACAGGATCTAGCAATATTGGCAACAGAGAAACTCTGGACTCACCTGAACAATTCGAAGTATTAAAGCAACAGAAGGAAGTATGGGAAACTGGAATTGATTTGTTTAACAGAAAACCTAAGAAGGGTGTTGCCTTCCTGCAAGAACAAAACTTACTTGGAACATCTACTAAAGAAATAGCAGAATGGCTGCTAACAGATGAGAGACTCGACAAAACATTTGTCGGTGAATATTTAGGCGAAAATGATGATCATTCCAAGGAAGTTATGTATGCATATGTGGACTCTATGAATTTTGCAAATATGGACATTGTAGCAGCTCTACGTCATTTCCTAGAAGGATTCAGATTGCCCGGTGAAGCCCAAAAAATCGATAGACTTATGGAGAAATTTGCTGCTCGCTATTGTGAATGTAATCCAACAAATACTTTATTCACGAGCGCAGACACTGTTTATGTATTAGCATTTTCCATTATAATGCTGACTACTGATTTGCATTCTCCGCAAGTAAAGAACAAAATGACAAAGGAACAATACATCAAGTTAAACAGTGGAATAAGTGACAACAATGACCTACCCCGCGAATACTTGTCACAAATTTATGACGAAATCGCTGGGCATGAGATTAAAATGAAGAATACATCTAAACCTGGTAAACATATGATTTCTAATGAGAAGAAGCGCAAATTTATATGGAATATGGAGATGGAACAAATTTCAACTGCAGCAAAAAACTTGATGGAATCCGTTTCACATGTTCAAACGCCATTTACAACAGCGAAACACGTAGAACATGTGCGCCCTATGTTCAAAATGGCATGGACACCATTCCTAGCTGCTTTTTCGGTAGGATTGCAAGATTGTGACGACCCTGAGATAGCGTCACTTTGTTTAGATGGAATAAGGTGCGCGATTCGAATTGCGTGCATTTTCCATATGTCTCTCGAAAGAGATGCTTACGTACAAGCGTTGGCTCGATTCACGCTTCTCACTGCAAACTCGCCAATCACAGAGATGAAAGCGAAGAATATTGACACAATTAAAACGCTTATAACTGTAGCACACACTGATGGTAACTACCTGGGATCTAGTTGGTTAGATGTTGTAAAGTGTATTTCTCAATTAGAATTGGCACAGCTGATTGGTACTGGAGTGCGACCTCAATTCCTATCAGGATCTGGAATTAAACCTCAACCCGATTCTTTGAAGTTCAGCCTTATGGCTCTTGATCCTAGTGTTAAAGAACATATTGGAGAAACTAGTTCACAGAGCGTTGTAGTCGCTGTTGATAGAATTTTCACGGGATCAACAAGATTAGACGGTGACGCCATTGTTGACTTCGTAAAAGCCCTGTGTCAGGTGTCACTTGATGAATTAAGTCATCCCTCAAATCCTCGAATGTTTTCCCTACAAAAGATCGTTGAGATATCGTATTACAACATGGGGCGCATTAGGCTACAGTGGTCTCGTATTTGGCAAGTTCTTGGagatcattttaataaagttggCTGCAGTGGTAATGAAGACATAGCGTTCTTCGCAGTAGATTCTTTGCGTCAGTTATCAATGAAATTCATTGAGAAAGGTGAATTCGCGAATTTCAAATTCCAAAAAGACTTTTTGCGTCCTTTTGAGCACATTATGAAGAAAAACAGCTCCCCAACAATCAGGGATATGGTAGTGCGCTGTATTGCTCAAATGGTAAATTCTCAAGCaccaaatataaaatctggatggaaaaatatattttcagtattTCATTTAGCTGCTAGTGATCAGGACGAAGCGATTGTTGATTTAGCATTCCAGACAACTGGGAAAATTATAACAGACCTGTACGAAAAGCAATTCCCAGCTATGATAGATTCATTCCAAGATGCAGTTAAATGCTTATCAGAATTCGCGTGTAACGCTAAATTCCCCGACACGTCGATGGAAGCAATAAGACTAGTCAGATCATGTGCGACGGCAGTTGGTACCTCGCCACAATTGTTCGCCGAACACGCTGGTCTTGAAGGAGAGCCTGGCGCGCCAGAAGAGGATAGAGTTTGGTTAAGAGGATGGTTCCCTCTATTATTCTCCTTATCGTGCGTCGTTAGTCGTTGTAAATTAGATGTACGCACTCGAGGTTTAACAGTGCTGTTTGAGATTATAAAAACGCACGGTGAATCATTCCGTCCCCACTGGTGgagagatttatttaatatattatttagaatattcGACAACATGAAGTTGCCAGAACACCAACTAGAGAAAAACGAATGGATGACTACAACATGCAATCACGCGTTGTATGCAATAGTAGACGTCTTTACGCAATATTTTGACATTCTTGGCTCTCTTTTACTAGAGCAGCTGTATGCACAATTGCACTGGTGCGTGCAACAAGATAACGAACAACTCGCTAGATCTGGTACGAATTGTTTGGAAAACCTAGTCATATCGAACGGAACAAAGTTTAACGAAGACACTTGGAGCAAGACCTGTCAAATTATGTTGGATATATTCAACAGTACTCTTCCCACTACTTTACTTACTTGGAAACCGGAAGAAAATGAGGATGGCGAAGTAACCAACGTACGTCATGGCATTTTGAAGAAACCTCAAGGTGGtgatgaaattaaatcttCAAATCGGATATTTAACAGTCTTTTGATTAAATGCGTTGTCCAATTAGAACTGATTCAGACAATCGACAATATAGTGTTCTACCCTGCAACATCGAGAAAGGAAGACGCGGAAACATTAGCTCTAGCAGCTGCTGAGTTAACCGGGGGTCACCCTGGAACCGAACAGGAATGTCAGCGTGAAGAACAAGGCATGTACAGGCTTCTGAGCTCACCGCACTTGCTGCGGCTCGTCGAATGTTTAATGTGCAGTCATCGATTCGCCAAGACATTCAATACGAATAATGCGCAAAGAAATGTGTTGTGGAAAGCCAACTTCAAGGGATCCGTGAAACCCAATATGCTGAAACAGGAGACGCAGTCATTGGCGTGCGTATTGCGgatactatttaaaatgtatggcGACGATTCTCGGCGAAGTCACTGGCCGGCTGTACAGAAAAGCCTTATAACTATTTGCTGTGAAGCCCTCGAATACTTTGCGGGATTGAATAATGAAGCCCACCGCGACGCGTGGACCTCCATACTGCTTCTCATACTGACCCGGATATTGAAGATGCCCGATGATAGA tttGCGGCGCATGTATCAAGTTATTACCCGCTTCTGTGTGAGATCACCTGCTTCGACCTGAAACCCGAACTACGCTCGGTGCTCCGAAGAGTTTTCATCCGAATCGGTCCCGTCTTCAACATCGTAACTAACACGCAATAA
- the LOC119840796 gene encoding actin-related protein 2/3 complex subunit 1A-B: MAQTLTFGDSCAPVTCHAWNKERNQIAFSPNNNEVHIYQKEGNDWKQTDNLVEHDMRVMGIDWAPNTNRIVTCSVDRNAYVWTQNEEGKWTTTLVLLRINRAATCVKWSPMENKFAVGSGARLISICYFEKENNWWVSKHIKKPIRSTVTTLDWHPNNILLVAGSTDFKVRVFSAYIKDIEDQPGPNVWGSKLPLGQLLAEFPSTGSGWVHSVSFSADGNKVAWVGHDSSINIADAAQGKAVIKLKTEYLPFLGCIWISDNSLVVAGHSCIPLLYCHDGDQIKFVAKLDNTQRKESGGLSAMKKFQSLDRQARIETNDTFLDSIHQNAITCINLYKGTKANAKKFSTSGLDGQLVIWDMESLERSIEGLKIA; the protein is encoded by the exons ATGGCTCAAACATTAACTTTCGGTGACTCATGCGCTCCGGTGACTTGTCACGCATGGAATAAAGAGAGAAATC aAATTGCATTCTCGCCTAACAACAATGAAGTGCACATTTATCAAAAAGAAGGTAATGATTGGAAGCAAACTGACAATCTTGTGGAGCATGATATGAGAGTAATGGGTATAGATTGGGCACCAAATACCAATAGAATTGTTACTTGTTCGGTAGATCGTAATGCATATGTGTGGACCCAGAACGAGGAGGGGAAGTGGACAACAACTCTGGTCTTGCTTCGTATTAATCGTGCTGCTACTTGCGTAAAATGGTCGCCAATGGAGAACAAGTTTGCAGTGGGCTCTGGTGCCCGTCTGATTTCGATTTGTTActttgaaaaagaaaacaactGGTGGGTGTCCAAGCATATCAAGAAGCCTATTAGGTCTACTGTGACCACACTGGATTGGCATCCCAATAACATTTTACTGGTTGCTGGGTCCACTGACTTTAAAGTAAGGGTATTTTCCGCATACATCAAGGATATCGAAGACCAACCTGGGCCTAATGTTTGGGGTTCTAAATTACCATTAGGACAACTGTTGGCGGAATTTCCTTCTACTGGAAGTGGTTGGGTTCACTCCGTTTCTTTTTCTGCTGATGGAAATAAAGTCGCTTGGGTTGGACATGATAGCTCAATTAATATTGCCGATGCTGCACAAGGCAAAGCAGTGATTAAACTTAAGACTGAATATTTGCCATTTTTGGGTTGCATTTGGATATCAGACAACTCCTTAGTAGTTGCTGGGCACAGCTGCATTCCATTACTGTACTGCCATGACGgagatcaaattaaatttgttgcCAAACTAGATAATACTCAGCGCAAAGAGTCCGGTGGACTGTCTGCTATGAAAAAGTTCCAATCGCTCGACCGTCAAGCCAGGATTGAAACAAATGATACATTCCTCGACTCCATTCACCAGAATGCGATAACCTGTATCAATTTATACAAGGGTACTAAGgcaaatgcaaaaaaattcaGTACTTCAGGCTTAGACGGCCAGCTAGTCATTTGGGATATGGAGTCTCTCGAGAGGTCCATTGAGGGTCTGAAGATTGCTTAA